In Quercus robur chromosome 10, dhQueRobu3.1, whole genome shotgun sequence, a genomic segment contains:
- the LOC126701893 gene encoding protein DYAD: MAHAQAGRMQVACISVRGEKKPQLSSSIVEEVDSKDDVKAVIKAEPLVIPEIRKRKRLGRSQLIEMKAALRVEESQGSSIQSNHNLRKINRVERWSAERYKLAEKYMFEVLKAEGATFRNPISRPALRTAARKCVGDTGLLDHLLKHIDGKVSPDGTERFRRCFSPNGIMEYWLESAELVNIRREAGWQDPYWVPPDMRAGNGPSQDTVSAGELMLLKTEMVKLRRDMQELVSKNQEQDHAELMHKDLLKYKATVDERLKEITKSLVGMKGMHEELIAWKAQVEQQLMEIKNSLSSAQASKQDTTFSPPNSERWEDWLEGSNLDNIQGNELVPFYESTDLFNDKQLQIPYSAIPPQMMPGNSSSEDPVCAGDLEPVKEEMAKMKRDVSELVTKKQEEDHANVTPDSSATANSKSDIDNSLLPFQEMIMELFKWKDKMEQQLEQISNSVSCMQASNQIDFLLPFSC, encoded by the exons ATGGCGCATGCGCAGGCTGGTCGCATGCAGGTTGCGTGCATCAGTGTACGTGGAGAAAAAAAACCTCAACTTTCATCAAGCATAGTTGAGGAAGTAGATTCAAAGGATGATGTTAAAGCAGTTATTAAAGCTGAACCTCTGGTGATTCCAGAAATTCGGAAGAGAAAGCGATTGGGCCGTAGTCAACTTATAGAGATGAAAGCAGCGTTACGTGTGGAGGAAAGCCAAGGCAGTAGTATTCAAAGTAACCATAATCTAAGGAAGATCAACCGTGTAGAAAGATGGTCTGCTGAGAG GTACAAACTGGCAGAGAAATATATGTTTGAGGTCTTGAAGGCTGAAGGAGCAACCTTTAGGAACCCAATTTCCCGTCCAGCTCTGAGAACTGCCGCTCGTAAATGCGTTGGTGACACAGGACTGCTAGACCACTTACTGAAGCACATTGACGGTAAAGTGTCACCAGATGGGACTGAGCGGTTCCGGCGGTGCTTCAGCCCTAATGGAATAATGGAGTATTGGCTAGAGAGTGCTGAACTGGTTAATATTCGGCGGGAAGCTGGGTGGCAGGATCCTTACTGGGTTCCACCAGATATGAGGGCAGGTAATGGCCCTTCCCAAGACACTGTTTCTGCTGGGGAACTGATGCTGCTTAAAACAGAAATGGTCAAACTGAGAAG AGATATGCAGGAGCTGGTATCCAAGAATCAAGAGCAAGATCACGCGGAG CTGATGCACAAGGATCTGTTGAAATATAAAGCTACTGTTGATGAACGCCTGAAGGAGATTACAAAGTCTTTGGTGGGAATGAAG GGGATGCATGAGGAATTGATAGCATGGAAAGCTCAAGTTGAGCAGCAGCTGATGGAAATTAAAAATTCTTTGAGCAGTGCACAGGCATCAAAGCAAGACACTACCTTCAGTCCTCCTAATTCTGAAAGATGGGAAGATTGGCTTGAGGGCAGTAACTTAGATAATATCCAGGGGAATGAACTTGTACCTTTTTATGAGAGCACAGATCTGTTTAATGATAAGCAGTTGCAAATTCCCTACTCAGCCATACCACCTCAGATGATGCCTGGTAATAGCTCATCTGAGGACCCTGTCTGTGCTGGAGATTTAGAGCCAGTTAAGGAAGAAATGGCCAAAATGAAAAG AGATGTGTCAGAGCTGGTGACCAAGAAGCAAGAGGAAGATCATGCTAATGTGACCCCAGATTCTTCTGCTACTGCCAATTCAAAGTCGGACATTGATAACTCATTACTTCCATTTCAG GAAATGATTATGGAGCTATTTAAGTGGAAGGATAAGATGGAGCAGCAGCTGGAGCAGATTTCAAATTCTGTGAGTTGTATGCAGGCATCAAATCAAATAGATTTTCTCCTGCCCTTCAGCTGTTAA